A genomic window from Vitis riparia cultivar Riparia Gloire de Montpellier isolate 1030 chromosome 18, EGFV_Vit.rip_1.0, whole genome shotgun sequence includes:
- the LOC117905315 gene encoding TMV resistance protein N-like, which produces MAAAFSSSQKSYDVFLSFRGDDTRNNFTAHLLQALRNKGINTFFDEDKLEKGRVISPALITAIENSMFSIIVLSENYASSRWCLEEMVKILECNRSKEERVLPIFYNVDPSDVRNHRGKFGEALAKHEENLEENGERVKIWRDALTEVANLSGWDSRNRNEPLLIKEIVGKLLKKLLNTSTSDTEENLVGIKYRIQKLRLLLCLQSDDVRMVGICGMGGLGKTTLARAIYREVKKLKAFSSTCLI; this is translated from the exons ATGGCTGctgctttttcttcttctcagaAGAGCTATGATGTCTTCCTCAGTTTCAGAGGAGACGACACCCGCAACAATTTCACTGCCCATCTCCTTCAGGCGTTGCGCAACAAAGGAATCAACACTTTCTTTGATGAGGATAAGCTCGAGAAAGGTCGAGTCATATCCCCTGCACTCATTACAGCTATTGAAAACTCCATGTTTTCTATCATTGTTTTGTCGGAAAACTATGCATCTTCTAGGTGGTGCTTGGAGGAGATGGTCAAGATACTAGAATGCAATAGATCCAAGGAGGAGAGGGTTCTACCAATTTTCTACAACGTGGATCCATCAGATGTGCGGAATCACAGGGGAAAATTTGGAGAAGCCTTGGCTAAACATGAAGAGAATTTGGAGGAGAACGGGGAGAGGGTGAAAATTTGGAGGGACGCTCTGACTGAAGTTGCAAATTTATCTGGCTGGGATTCAAGGAACAG GAATGAGCCTCtgctaataaaagaaatagttGGGAAACTTTTGAAGAAGTTGTTAAATACATCCACAAGTGATACTGAAGAGAACCTGGTTGGAATAAAGTACCGCATTCAAAAGCTGAGATTGCTATTGTGTTTGCAATCAGATGATGTTCGGATGGTAGGAATTTGTGGTATGGGCGGACTAGGGAAAACAACCCTTGCTAGAGCTATTTATAG GGAAGTGAAAAAATTGAAGGCATTTTCCTCGACTTGTCTCATTTAG
- the LOC117905774 gene encoding disease resistance protein RUN1-like: MDLSHSKYLIQTPDFSGITNLERLVLEGCINLREVHPSLGDLKKLNFLSLKDCKMLRRLPSRICNFKSLQTFILSGCSKFEEFPENFGNLEMLKELHEDGTVVRALPPSIFSMRNLKKLSFRGCGPASASWLWPKRSSNSICFTVPSSSNLCSLMDLDLSYCNISDGANLDSLGFLSSLKQLDLSGNNFVTLPNMSGLSHLEWLVLENCKRLQALPQFPSSLEYLDLSGNNFVTLPNMSGLSHLEWLWLKNCKRLQALPQLPSSIRSLNATDCTSLNLLRPRELESLDSDFAVVIPGSRIPDWIRYQSSENVIETDLPLNWSTNCLGFALALVFSSRPPVARTNLLGAFVLLDFGTCLCVIKTHCFFLEDNWVLPRERDHVLLTYVPVQRSRSPHQVIHIGARFLIDVNYEMKRCGLGLVYVNEEVNCNNVPPPNESTLVLKEISAGEPIECEDMTMTQNQRKPTESCYIHL, encoded by the exons ATGGATCTTAGCCATTCCAAGTACTTAATACAAACTCCAGATTTCTCAGGGATCACCAACCTTGAACGTCTAGTTTTAGAAGGTTGTATAAATTTGCGTGAGGTTCACCCATCTCTTGGAGATTTGAAGAAGCTAAATTTCTTGAGTTTAAAAGATTGCAAAATGCTTAGAAGGCTTCCAAGCAGGATTTGTAATTTCAAATCTCTTCAAACATTTATTCTTTCTGGTTGCTccaaatttgaagaatttcCAGAGAATTTTGGGAACTTAGAAATGTTGAAGGAGCTTCACGAAGATGGAACTGTGGTAAGAGCACTACCCCCTTCCATTTTTTCCATGAGAAACCTTAAAAAGTTGTCTTTCCGTGGATGTGGACCAGCATCTGCCTCATGGTTGTGGCCAAAAAGAAGTTCAAATTCTATTTGTTTCACGGTACCTTCTTCCTCAAACTTGTGCTCTTTAATGGACCTAGATTTAAGTTACTGCAATATATCAGATGGAGCAAATCTTGATAGCCTTGGCTTCTTATCTTCACTTAAACAGTTAGATTTAAGTGGAAACAACTTTGTCACTTTGCCTAACATGAGTGGACTTTCTCACCTGGAATGGCTTGTGTTGGAAAATTGTAAAAGACTGCAGGCACTTCCACAGTTTCCATCTTCACTTGAATACTTAGATTTAAGTGGAAACAACTTTGTCACTTTGCCTAACATGAGTGGACTTTCTCACCTGGAATGGCTTTGGttgaaaaattgtaaaagacTACAGGCACTTCCACAGCTTCCATCAAGCATACGTTCTTTAAATGCAACAGATTGCACATCACTCAACTTGCTGAGGCCACGGGAACTCGAATCCCTA GATTCTGACTTCGCTGTTGTGATTCCCGGGAGTAGAATACCAGATTGGATCAGGTATCAGAGCTCGGAGAATGTAATTGAAACAGACCTACCTCTAAATTGGTCTACGAACTGCCTGGGTTTTGCATTGGCTCTTGTCTTCAGTAGCCGGCCACCTGTCGCTCGTACTAATTTGTTAGGGGCATTTGTTCTCTTGGACTTTGGCACATGTTTATGTGTTATCAAAACTCATTGTTTTTTCCTAGAGGATAATTGGGTTTTGCCTCGTGAAAGGGATCATGTGCTTCTGACATATGTACCAGTTCAACGCTCACGCAGTCCGCATCAAGTCATTCACATCGGGGCTAGATTTTTGATAGATGTCAATTATGAAATGAAGAGATGTGGGTTAGGTTTAGTGTATGTTAATGAAGAGGTGAATTGCAACAATGTGCCTCCCCCTAATGAGTCAACTCTTGTCCTTAAAGAAATCTCTGCGGGGGAACCCATTGAATGTGAGGATATGACCATGACTCAGAATCAGAGGAAACCCACCGAATCATGCTATATCCACCTCTGA
- the LOC117905775 gene encoding TMV resistance protein N-like, protein MASAAASSSSSQTRYDVFLSFRGEDTRNNFTAHLYHALCQKGINTFIDDDKLERGQVISPALVAAIENSMFSIVVLSKNYAFSRWCLQELVKIVECMKSRRQRVVPIFYNVDPSDVRRQRAYLEK, encoded by the coding sequence ATGGCTTCTGctgctgcttcttcttcttcttctcaaaCGCGCTATGATGTGTTCCTCAGCTTCAGAGGAGAAGACACCCGCAATAACTTCACTGCCCATCTCTATCACGCCTTGTGCCAGAAAGGAATCAACACTTTCATCGATGATGACAAGCTCGAGAGAGGCCAAGTCATATCTCCTGCCCTGGTTGCAGCTATCGAAAACTCCATGTTTTCAATAGTTGTTTTGTCGAAAAATTATGCATTCTCTAGATGGTGTTTACAGGAATTGGTGAAGATAGTAGAGTGCATGAAAAGCAGGAGACAGAGGGTTGTCCCAATTTTCTACAATGTGGATCCCTCGGATGTGAGAAGACAGAGGGCATATTTGGAGAAG